In a single window of the Brachionichthys hirsutus isolate HB-005 chromosome 18, CSIRO-AGI_Bhir_v1, whole genome shotgun sequence genome:
- the LOC137907526 gene encoding tubulin beta-4B chain-like isoform X3: protein MREIVHLQAGQCGKYVPRAVLVDLEPGTMDSVRSGPFGQIFRPDNFVFGQSGAGNNWAKGHYTEGAELVDSVLDVVRKEAESCDCLQGFQLTHSLGGGTGSGMGTLLISKIREEYPDRIMNTFSVVPSPKVSDTVVEPYNATLSVHQLVENTDESFCIDNEALYDICFRTLKLTTPTYGDLNHLVSATMSGVTTCLRFPGQLNADLRKLAVNMVPFPRLHFFMPGFAPLTSRGSQQYRALTVPELTQQMFDAKNMMAACDPRHGRYLTVAAIFRGRMSMKEVDEQMLNVQNKNSSYFVEWIPNNVKTAVCDIPPRGLKMAATFIGNSTAIQELFKRISEQFTAMFRRKAFLHWYTGEGMDEMEFTEAESNMNDLVSEYQQYQDATAEDEGEFEEEGEEEVA, encoded by the exons ATGAGGGAAATCGTTCACCTGCAGGCCGGCCAGT GTGGAAAATATGTCCCTCGTGCGGTTCTGGTGGACCTGGAGCCGGGGACAATGGACTCCGTGAGGTCCGGGCCCTTCGGCCAAATCTTTAGGCCTGACAACTTTGTTTTTG GCCAGAGCGGAGCCGGTAATAACTGGGCTAAGGGCCACTACACCGAGGGGGCCGAGCTGGTGGACTCGGTCCTGGACGTGGTGAGGAAGGAGGCCGAGAGCTGCGACTGCCTGCAGGGCTTCCAGCTCACTCACTCCCTTGGGGGGGGCACCGGGTCTGGCATGGGAACGCTGCTCATCAGCAAGATCCGAGAGGAGTATCCGGACCGCATCATGAACACCTTCAGCGTGGTGCCGTCGCCCAAG GTGTCTGACACGGTGGTCGAGCCGTACAACGCCACCCTGTCCGTCCACCAGCTGGTGGAGAACACGGACGAGTCCTTCTGCATCGACAACGAGGCCTTGTACGACATCTGCTTCCGCACGCTGAAGCTGACCACGCCCACCTACGGTGACCTGAACCACCTCGTCTCCGCCACTATGAGCGGCGTGACCACCTGCCTGCGCTTCCCCGGCCAGCTCAACGCCGATCTGAGGAAGCTGGCTGTGAACATGGTGCCTTTCCCCAGGCTGCACTTCTTCATGCCGGGCTTCGCTCCGCTGACGAGCCGTGGCAGCCAGCAGTACAG ggCACTGACCGTTCCTGAGCTCACCCAGCAGATGTTTGATGCGAAGAACATGATGGCGGCGTGTGACCCGCGGCACGGGCGGTACCTCACGGTGGCCGCCATCTTCCGAGGCCGCATGTCCATGAAGGAGGTGGACGAGCAGATGCTGAATGTCCAGAACAAGAACAGCAGCTACTTCGTCGAGTGGATCCCCAACAATGTCAAGACGGCGGTCTGTGACATTCCTCCTCGTGGCCTCAAGATGGCCGCCACCTTCATTGGCAACAGCACCGCCATCCAGGAGCTGTTCAAGCGCATCTCCGAGCAGTTTACTGCCATGTTCCGCCGCAAGGCCTTTCTCCACTG GTACACCGGTGAGGGCATGGACGAGATGGAGTTCACGGAGGCGGAGAGCAACATGAACGATCTGGTGTCCGAGTACCAGCAGTACCAGGATGCGACCGCCGAGGATGAGGGGGAGTTTGAGGAGGAGGGCGAAGAGGAAGTGGCCTAG
- the LOC137907526 gene encoding tubulin beta-4B chain-like isoform X2 has protein sequence MREIVHLQAGQCGNQIGAKFWEVISDEHGIDPTGTYQGDSALQLDRINVYYNEATGEPGGKYVPRAVLVDLEPGTMDSVRSGPFGQIFRPDNFVFGQSGAGNNWAKGHYTEGAELVDSVLDVVRKEAESCDCLQGFQLTHSLGGGTGSGMGTLLISKIREEYPDRIMNTFSVVPSPKVSDTVVEPYNATLSVHQLVENTDESFCIDNEALYDICFRTLKLTTPTYGDLNHLVSATMSGVTTCLRFPGQLNADLRKLAVNMVPFPRLHFFMPGFAPLTSRGSQQYRALTVPELTQQMFDAKNMMAACDPRHGRYLTVAAIFRGRMSMKEVDEQMLNVQNKNSSYFVEWIPNNVKTAVCDIPPRGLKMAATFIGNSTAIQELFKRISEQFTAMFRRKAFLHWYTGEGMDEMEFTEAESNMNDLVSEYQQYQDATAEDEGEFEEEGEEEVA, from the exons ATGAGGGAAATCGTTCACCTGCAGGCCGGCCAGTGCGGCAATCAGATTGGAGCTAAG TTCTGGGAGGTGATCAGTGACGAACATGGCATCGACCCGACCGGGACGTACCAGGGAGACTCCGCGCTGCAGCTGGACCGGATCAACGTCTACTACAACGAGGCGACAGGTGAGCCCG GTGGAAAATATGTCCCTCGTGCGGTTCTGGTGGACCTGGAGCCGGGGACAATGGACTCCGTGAGGTCCGGGCCCTTCGGCCAAATCTTTAGGCCTGACAACTTTGTTTTTG GCCAGAGCGGAGCCGGTAATAACTGGGCTAAGGGCCACTACACCGAGGGGGCCGAGCTGGTGGACTCGGTCCTGGACGTGGTGAGGAAGGAGGCCGAGAGCTGCGACTGCCTGCAGGGCTTCCAGCTCACTCACTCCCTTGGGGGGGGCACCGGGTCTGGCATGGGAACGCTGCTCATCAGCAAGATCCGAGAGGAGTATCCGGACCGCATCATGAACACCTTCAGCGTGGTGCCGTCGCCCAAG GTGTCTGACACGGTGGTCGAGCCGTACAACGCCACCCTGTCCGTCCACCAGCTGGTGGAGAACACGGACGAGTCCTTCTGCATCGACAACGAGGCCTTGTACGACATCTGCTTCCGCACGCTGAAGCTGACCACGCCCACCTACGGTGACCTGAACCACCTCGTCTCCGCCACTATGAGCGGCGTGACCACCTGCCTGCGCTTCCCCGGCCAGCTCAACGCCGATCTGAGGAAGCTGGCTGTGAACATGGTGCCTTTCCCCAGGCTGCACTTCTTCATGCCGGGCTTCGCTCCGCTGACGAGCCGTGGCAGCCAGCAGTACAG ggCACTGACCGTTCCTGAGCTCACCCAGCAGATGTTTGATGCGAAGAACATGATGGCGGCGTGTGACCCGCGGCACGGGCGGTACCTCACGGTGGCCGCCATCTTCCGAGGCCGCATGTCCATGAAGGAGGTGGACGAGCAGATGCTGAATGTCCAGAACAAGAACAGCAGCTACTTCGTCGAGTGGATCCCCAACAATGTCAAGACGGCGGTCTGTGACATTCCTCCTCGTGGCCTCAAGATGGCCGCCACCTTCATTGGCAACAGCACCGCCATCCAGGAGCTGTTCAAGCGCATCTCCGAGCAGTTTACTGCCATGTTCCGCCGCAAGGCCTTTCTCCACTG GTACACCGGTGAGGGCATGGACGAGATGGAGTTCACGGAGGCGGAGAGCAACATGAACGATCTGGTGTCCGAGTACCAGCAGTACCAGGATGCGACCGCCGAGGATGAGGGGGAGTTTGAGGAGGAGGGCGAAGAGGAAGTGGCCTAG
- the nrde2 gene encoding nuclear exosome regulator NRDE2: MSLFPAFAEESTKVEVSSKELDWLKNASFQSRDAVSIHSQYLERTSENPQKKESSSAEREKGGDVPSKKRKKKRKSKKPKKKSGRYSDSSGPDSETVYPSDLKREEANRPQAAQLSSTFSWLDDLQSPTEQLFCVDRKADAANWTYKSLYRGDVARYKRKGSTSLGLDLRTQGIGWEDSETAKKHKGRDKKKTEDRYFSAVSRQSLRSNPSIPTLTTLPECSAAIGPTSFLPLGEEEEANKRGEAGGRVQTSSSNPLGVYDSSTDLWLQGKGLQEHTEQAKQDTPTGQSALLLSGKTEEFNKRLREQPADTQLWIDFIRYQDELSAAAFGGEGEQQGNHWSEHRKSSHRAVLEKKLSIAERAVATNPASIALQLERLRIYQELWEPSVLSKEWKKLVFLHPNSAPLWREYLMFTQSYFSSFTVSKVNSAYGKCLSTLSAVRDGSMVSHPALPGTEEDMLDLFTKQCHFLRQCGHSEKAISLFQAMIDFTFFKPDSVREMSTKQQVEFFEPFWDSGEARVGELGARGWKAWMLQQERGGWLQPPAEEDEEEEEDEEEVKDRSKSRGTIWLEVESSREAAHWLPWRPDKSKGGSEEDCEDPDRQVLFDDIGPSLIRLSSPELQLCLLLHFFSFLGLPVDSVLSAAPCQPGLLLESLSLFTQGNDLQHPLTSHDLPELGINSVGHTTPLQGKRKWAGLGKQGQTFVSNMFSMVQPVLPAHHRAALALSWMQYEKLKVFRCLRGSNKKCLRSQGKSSKRVAKQLLKEPDNRSSLALWREYAHLEWMLGNRDEARKVFSTATAIGGETLGLRSPALCDLCLLWAQLEVEDGAGAGGEVGNVAASPAVCVLTGLAEGASSFSQPLAPVAILKARRSYEQALSAGLSALDQNGHQLPASRKGQEELLGEKLRLRGLAGCYALFQYLTMGIHAANAVYSQAREKMEARHRTLKHDSNEDSNHGTSCSLADLSSSYVNRLASECEALAVQHAALLRHHSSIGVFPLATLRRTLTSAISTWPGSARLWSIYVQIENRYHTAGRARRFFQSVTRDNSGVLPHLFAIFAEQQRKQLVDAALRSCSHDAALPILPENGLSHRICGLFERTISTEMGSHCPLPWRMYIHFLVSDGRVDKAKRIFYRALQNIPWDKGLYMDGVQLFPDHLQEFVDVMTEKELRLRLPLEELDILLED; encoded by the exons ATGTCTCTATTTCCAGCTTTTGCGGAAGAGAGCACTAAAGTTGAAGTTTCGTCAAAAG AATTAGACTGGCTGAAAAATGCGAGTTTTCAGTCGAGAGATGCCGTCTCTATTCACAGTCAGTATTTGGAGAGGACCAGTGAGAATCCTCAGAAGAAAGAATCAAG CTCTGCAGaaagggagaaaggaggagacgtGCCAtccaaaaagaggaaaaagaaaagaaaatccaaaaaaccaaaaaagaagAGTGGCCGATATTCAGACAGCAGTGGGCCCGACTCTGAAACCGTTTACCCCAGCGACCTCAAAAGGGAAGAAGCAAATCG GCCCCAGGCTGCTCAGTTATCAAGTACCTTCTCCTGGTTGGATGACCTCCAGTCACCCACGGAGCAGCTGTTCTGTGTGGACCGCAAGGCAGACGCAGCCAACTGGACATACAAGTCACTGTACAGAGGGGACGTAGCCCG GTATAAGAGAAAAGGCAGCACGTCCTTGGGGCTCGACCTTCGTACACAGGGAATCGGCTGGGAAGACTCGGAGACAGCTAAGAAACATAAAGGTAGAGACAAGAAGAAAACCGAAGACAGATACTTCTCTGCAGTCAGTCGGCAGTCGCTGCGTTCCAATCCTTCCATTCCGACATTAACAACACTTCCCGAGTGCAGCGCTGCCATCGGCCCGACCTCCTTCCTTCCactgggagaagaggaggaagcgaaCAAAAGAGGAGAGGCAG GAGGCAGAGTGCAGACATCGTCATCGAATCCCCTCGGGGTGTACGACTCCTCCACAGACCTCTGGTTGCAGGGAAAGGGGCTGCAGGAGCACACAGAGCAGGCGAAGCAGGACACGCCGACGGGGCAGAGCGCGCTGCTTTTGTCCGGTAAGACTGAAGAGTTCAACAAACGGCTCAGAGAGCagccagcagacacacagcTCTGGATCGACTTCATAAGATATCAG GATGAGCTCAGTGCTGCAGCGtttggaggagagggggagcagCAGGGTAACCATTGGTCGGAGCATCGCAAGTCTTCCCACCGAGCAGTCCTGGAGAAGAAACTAAGCATTGCAGAGCGTGCCGTGGCCACCAACCCTGCCTCCATAGCTCTGCAGCTGGAGAGACTCAGGATCTACCAAGAGCTCTGGGAGCCGTCTGTTCTATCAAAAGAGTGGAAGAAACTG GTGTTCCTTCACCCAAACAGTGCCCCCTTGTGGCGGGAGTATCTGATGTTCACGCAGAGCTACTTCAGCAGCTTCACAGTGTCAAAGGTGAACTCTGCCTACGGGAAGTGTCTAAGCACACTCAGCGCTGTGCGTGATGGCAGCATGGTGTCCCACCCCGCCTTGCCAGGGACTGAAGAGGACATGCTGG ATTTGTTCACCAAGCAATGTCATTTCCTTCGCCAGTGTGGCCATTCAGAGAAGGCCAtttctctgtttcaggccaTGATCGACTTTACTTTCTTCAAGCCTGACAGCGTACGAGAAATGTCCACAAAGCAGCAG GTTGAGTTCTTTGAGCCATTCTGGGACAGCGGAGAGGCAAGAGTTGGAGAGCTGGGAGCCAGAGGCTGGAAAGCTTGGATGCTTCAACAAGAGCGAGGAGGCTGGCTACAGCCCCCTGCAG aagaggatgaggaggaggaagaggacgaggaagaggtgAAAGATCGGAGCAAATCCAGAGGAACGATCTGGTTGGAGGTGGAGTCGTCCCGTGAAGCAGCTCACTGGCTTCCCTGGAGGCCCGACAAGTCCAAGGGCGGATCAGAAGAGGACTGTGAAGACCCAGACAGACAG GTGCTGTTTGATGATATCGGCCCCTCCCTTATTCGTCTGTCTTCACCGGAGCTCCAGCTCTGTCTTCTTCTCCATTTCTTCTCATTCCTGGGGCTCCCTGTAGATTCGGTTCTCTCTGCCGCCCCCTGTCAGCCAGGTCTGCTACTGGAGAGCCTTTCTCTCTTCACTCAGG GTAATGACCTCCAGCATCCTCTGACCTCTCACGACCTCCCTGAACTTGGTATTAACTCTGTAGGCCACACAACTCCTCTCCAGGGAAAAAGGAAGTGGGCGGGGCTAGGGAAGCAGGGCCAGACATTTGTCTCTAACATGTTCAGTATGGTCCAACCTGTACTTCCTGCTCATCACAGGGCTGCCCTGGCACTCAGCTGGATGCAGTATGAGAAACTCAAG GTCTTCCGCTGCCTGCGTGGTAGCAACAAGAAATGCCTCCGCTCTCAAGGCAAGAGCAGCAAACGCGTTGCAAAGCAACTGCTCAAAGAACCTGACAACCGCTCGTCACTGGCGCTGTGGAGGGAGTACGCTCACTTGGAGTGGATGCTGGGTAACCGCGATGAGGCTCGCAAAGTCTTCTCCACGGCAACGGCTATAGGCGGTGAAACGCTAGGACTAAGGAGCCCCGCCCTCTGTGACCTCTGTCTGCTGTGGGCCCAGCTGGAAGTGGAGGATGGCGCAGGTGCGGGAGGAGAAGTTGGCAATGTCGCCGCGtccccagctgtgtgtgtgctaacGGGGCTAGCAGAAGGAGCGTCTTCGTTCTCCCAGCCGCTCGCTCCGGTTGCCATCCTGAAAGCCAGGAGGTCTTACGAGCAGGCTCTGTCGGCCGGCTTGTCGGCTCTTGACCAGAACGGCCACCAGCTTCCAGCCAGCAGAAAAG GTCAAGAGGAACTGCTCGGAGAGAAGCTGAGGCTGAGAGGACTGGCAGGATGCTATGCTCTGTTCCAGTATCTCACGATGGGCATCCATGCAGCTAACGCCGTCTACAGCCAGGCCAGAGAGAAGATGGAGGCTCGACACCGCACATTAAAACATGACAGTAACGAGGACAGTAACCATGGCACCAGCTGTTCTTTAGCGGATCTAAGCAGCAGCTATGTTAACAGGCTAGCTTCCGAGTGCGAGGCATTGGCAGTACAGCACGCGGCGTTGCTTCGGCACCACAGCAGCATCGGCGTGTTTCCACTGGCAACGCTGAGACGCACGCTGACCTCTGCTATCTCCACCTGGCCCGGCAGCGCCCGTCTCTGGAGCATATATGTACAG ATCGAGAACCGATACCATACCGCAGGTCGTGCACGTCGCTTTTTCCAGTCTGTAACCAGGGACAACAGCGGTGTGCTGCCACACCTCTTTGCCATTTTTGCTGAACAACAAAGGAAGCAGCTGGTGGATGCTGCTCTGAG ATCTTGTAGCCATGATGCTGCCTTGCCCATCCTGCCAGAGAATGGCCTCAGTCATCGTATATGTGGACTATTTGAAAGAACCATATCAACAGAAATGGGTTCCCATTGTCCTTTGCCTTGGAGGATGTACATACACTTCCTG GTATCAGATGGCAGGGTGGATAAAGCTAAAAGAATCTTCTACAGGGCCTTGCAGAATATTCCCTGGGATAAG GGATTGTACATGGATGGAGTACAGCTGTTCCCTGACCACCTGCAGGAGTTTGTGGATGTGATGACAGAAAAAGAACTCAGACTCAGGCTGCCTTTAGAAGAGCTGGATATACTGCTGGAGGACTGA
- the LOC137907526 gene encoding tubulin beta-4B chain-like isoform X1, whose protein sequence is MREIVHLQAGQCGNQIGAKFWEVISDEHGIDPTGTYQGDSALQLDRINVYYNEATGGKYVPRAVLVDLEPGTMDSVRSGPFGQIFRPDNFVFGQSGAGNNWAKGHYTEGAELVDSVLDVVRKEAESCDCLQGFQLTHSLGGGTGSGMGTLLISKIREEYPDRIMNTFSVVPSPKVSDTVVEPYNATLSVHQLVENTDESFCIDNEALYDICFRTLKLTTPTYGDLNHLVSATMSGVTTCLRFPGQLNADLRKLAVNMVPFPRLHFFMPGFAPLTSRGSQQYRALTVPELTQQMFDAKNMMAACDPRHGRYLTVAAIFRGRMSMKEVDEQMLNVQNKNSSYFVEWIPNNVKTAVCDIPPRGLKMAATFIGNSTAIQELFKRISEQFTAMFRRKAFLHWYTGEGMDEMEFTEAESNMNDLVSEYQQYQDATAEDEGEFEEEGEEEVA, encoded by the exons ATGAGGGAAATCGTTCACCTGCAGGCCGGCCAGTGCGGCAATCAGATTGGAGCTAAG TTCTGGGAGGTGATCAGTGACGAACATGGCATCGACCCGACCGGGACGTACCAGGGAGACTCCGCGCTGCAGCTGGACCGGATCAACGTCTACTACAACGAGGCGACAG GTGGAAAATATGTCCCTCGTGCGGTTCTGGTGGACCTGGAGCCGGGGACAATGGACTCCGTGAGGTCCGGGCCCTTCGGCCAAATCTTTAGGCCTGACAACTTTGTTTTTG GCCAGAGCGGAGCCGGTAATAACTGGGCTAAGGGCCACTACACCGAGGGGGCCGAGCTGGTGGACTCGGTCCTGGACGTGGTGAGGAAGGAGGCCGAGAGCTGCGACTGCCTGCAGGGCTTCCAGCTCACTCACTCCCTTGGGGGGGGCACCGGGTCTGGCATGGGAACGCTGCTCATCAGCAAGATCCGAGAGGAGTATCCGGACCGCATCATGAACACCTTCAGCGTGGTGCCGTCGCCCAAG GTGTCTGACACGGTGGTCGAGCCGTACAACGCCACCCTGTCCGTCCACCAGCTGGTGGAGAACACGGACGAGTCCTTCTGCATCGACAACGAGGCCTTGTACGACATCTGCTTCCGCACGCTGAAGCTGACCACGCCCACCTACGGTGACCTGAACCACCTCGTCTCCGCCACTATGAGCGGCGTGACCACCTGCCTGCGCTTCCCCGGCCAGCTCAACGCCGATCTGAGGAAGCTGGCTGTGAACATGGTGCCTTTCCCCAGGCTGCACTTCTTCATGCCGGGCTTCGCTCCGCTGACGAGCCGTGGCAGCCAGCAGTACAG ggCACTGACCGTTCCTGAGCTCACCCAGCAGATGTTTGATGCGAAGAACATGATGGCGGCGTGTGACCCGCGGCACGGGCGGTACCTCACGGTGGCCGCCATCTTCCGAGGCCGCATGTCCATGAAGGAGGTGGACGAGCAGATGCTGAATGTCCAGAACAAGAACAGCAGCTACTTCGTCGAGTGGATCCCCAACAATGTCAAGACGGCGGTCTGTGACATTCCTCCTCGTGGCCTCAAGATGGCCGCCACCTTCATTGGCAACAGCACCGCCATCCAGGAGCTGTTCAAGCGCATCTCCGAGCAGTTTACTGCCATGTTCCGCCGCAAGGCCTTTCTCCACTG GTACACCGGTGAGGGCATGGACGAGATGGAGTTCACGGAGGCGGAGAGCAACATGAACGATCTGGTGTCCGAGTACCAGCAGTACCAGGATGCGACCGCCGAGGATGAGGGGGAGTTTGAGGAGGAGGGCGAAGAGGAAGTGGCCTAG
- the calm1a gene encoding calmodulin-1a, protein MADQLTEEQIAEFKEAFSLFDKDGDGTITTKELGTVMRSLGQNPTEAELQDMINEVDADGNGTIDFPEFLTMMARKMKDTDSEEEIREAFRVFDKDGNGYISAAELRHVMTNLGEKLTDEEVDEMIREADIDGDGQVNYEEFVQMMTAK, encoded by the exons ATG GCTGATCAACTAACAGAAGAGCAGATTGCAG AGTTCAAGGAGGCCTTCTCTCTGTTTGACAAGGACGGCGACGGGACAATCACCACCAAGGAGCTGGGCACTGTGATGAGGTCACTGGGTCAGAATCCCACTGAGGCTGAGCTCCAGGACATGATCAATGAAGTGGACGCAGACG GGAACGGAACCATTGACTTCCCCGAGTTTCTGACAATGATGGCAAGAAAGATGAAGGACAccgacagcgaggaggagatcagggaggcgttcagggtCTTTGACAAG GATGGCAACGGCTACATTAGCGCAGCAGAGCTCCGTCACGTGATGACCAACCTGGGAGAGAAGCTGACCGATGAGGAAGTAGACGAGATGATCAGGGAAGCAGACATCGATGGAGACGGGCAGGTCAACTATGAAG AATTTGTTCAGATGATGACCGCCAAATGA